One genomic region from Cardinium endosymbiont of Dermatophagoides farinae encodes:
- a CDS encoding 50S ribosomal protein L25/general stress protein Ctc, whose amino-acid sequence MKVIEILGYKRANLGKAESKKLRIAAQVPGVLYGGTEQIHFYVPMVLLRDLVYTPYAHFVDLNIEGSIYRCILQEMQFHPVSEMMLHVDFLQIFDDKKIKMQIPTAFVGKAIGVAKGGVLSKKQRKLAIAAYPKDMPSMVNIDVSDLDLGQIVRVHQIPVENYTILALPNTPVASIEIPRALRSAASKEEKKGKK is encoded by the coding sequence ATGAAAGTAATAGAGATTTTAGGGTATAAAAGAGCAAATCTCGGTAAGGCTGAGTCTAAAAAGCTAAGAATAGCTGCGCAAGTTCCAGGTGTATTATACGGGGGAACGGAACAAATACATTTTTATGTACCTATGGTACTTTTACGTGATTTGGTTTACACACCTTATGCCCATTTTGTAGATCTAAATATTGAAGGATCTATTTACAGATGTATTCTGCAGGAAATGCAATTCCACCCTGTAAGTGAAATGATGTTACACGTGGATTTCTTACAAATTTTTGATGATAAAAAAATTAAAATGCAGATTCCGACCGCATTCGTTGGCAAAGCCATAGGTGTGGCCAAAGGGGGGGTGCTCTCTAAAAAACAGAGAAAGCTAGCGATTGCCGCATATCCTAAGGATATGCCATCAATGGTAAATATTGACGTTTCTGATCTTGATTTGGGGCAAATTGTGCGTGTACACCAAATTCCAGTGGAAAACTATACGATTTTAGCATTGCCTAATACACCAGTAGCCTCTATTGAAATTCCAAGGGCATTGCGTAGTGCAGCTAGTAAAGAGGAAAAGAAAGGCAAGAAATAA
- a CDS encoding MFS transporter: MKTKQIIPIYMVLNGLGTMVPTILMISFSITLFEKDSSGISAAYLEPASLLGIGFAGLIGGFFFKRFASYTIGIGALLCATTTLLALSVYNGVHLRVCTITLWALACIMSIEHSNGLAFMNRQIGPRDKPVFFSIFQIFLQFFNVLTPIIAKNLLTTIGLKMLLLLCSLIYMLRIIPWLLFRHLGAKEMALQPSGMLTGFKEIVQNPGLLRITSFRLVSYIATIAYTVSLPILVARMANGNSQVNAQLHSYSISMMHLGFIVSGICGSWILNRKPKWIICFFNISPIFIVLASVMAFYVKEPFHLQLTALLHGMGLYLLRTATSIIGQALTKKEKLAHVILVGDAVVKSFAYGIGSLIPCWIVLPPVWGIAPPFVGFVLCSLLSLGMIKPITKIYLASLCKKNNTK; encoded by the coding sequence ATGAAAACGAAACAAATTATTCCTATTTACATGGTCTTAAATGGACTGGGCACAATGGTGCCTACCATTCTAATGATTAGCTTTTCAATCACTTTGTTTGAAAAAGATAGCAGTGGTATTTCTGCAGCTTATCTGGAACCAGCTAGCCTATTAGGGATTGGATTTGCTGGATTAATTGGAGGCTTTTTCTTTAAACGTTTTGCTTCTTATACCATAGGTATAGGCGCACTCTTATGCGCAACAACTACTTTACTAGCCTTATCGGTATATAATGGAGTGCATCTACGCGTTTGTACCATTACATTATGGGCGCTTGCCTGCATTATGAGTATTGAACACTCAAATGGTCTTGCCTTTATGAATAGGCAAATAGGGCCACGTGATAAGCCTGTTTTTTTTTCCATTTTTCAAATTTTTTTGCAGTTTTTTAATGTTTTAACACCTATAATAGCAAAAAACCTACTCACAACTATAGGCTTAAAAATGCTTTTATTACTTTGTAGCCTTATCTACATGCTGCGTATCATACCCTGGCTACTATTCCGACATCTTGGTGCAAAAGAGATGGCATTACAACCATCTGGTATGTTAACAGGTTTTAAAGAAATTGTTCAAAATCCTGGATTATTACGTATCACTAGTTTTCGTCTCGTGAGCTATATAGCCACCATAGCCTATACGGTTAGCTTGCCCATCTTGGTAGCAAGAATGGCCAATGGCAATAGCCAAGTCAACGCACAATTACACAGCTATAGCATCAGCATGATGCACCTGGGCTTTATTGTAAGTGGTATATGTGGTTCATGGATCTTAAACAGAAAACCTAAATGGATTATTTGTTTTTTTAACATCAGCCCTATCTTTATCGTATTAGCCTCAGTTATGGCTTTTTATGTAAAAGAACCATTCCACCTTCAGCTAACCGCATTGCTGCATGGCATGGGGCTTTATCTGCTTAGAACTGCTACTTCCATTATAGGACAAGCCTTAACTAAAAAAGAGAAACTGGCCCACGTTATTTTAGTAGGAGATGCAGTGGTCAAGTCTTTTGCTTATGGCATTGGTTCTTTGATACCATGTTGGATCGTCCTTCCCCCTGTATGGGGTATAGCGCCTCCATTTGTGGGATTTGTTTTATGTTCTTTGCTTTCACTGGGAATGATCAAACCCATTACGAAAATATACTTGGCATCTTTATGCAAAAAAAATAATACAAAGTAA
- the lepA gene encoding translation elongation factor 4, translated as MKNIRNFCIIAHIDHGKSTLADRLLEVTKTVAIRDQKNQVLDNMDLERERGITIKSHAIQMEYAYGGNHYLLNLIDTPGHVDFTYEVSRSIAACEGALLVVDAAQGVEAQTISNLYLALEQNLTIIPVLNKIDLPGAMPEEVKDQIVGLIGCDRDEIIAASAKQGIGIDAILEAVVTRIPAPKGDKRGPLQAMIFDSLYNTFRGVEVYFRIFNGTIKPGDLVQCISTGLDYKVEEIGILKLQQVPQPALEAGHVGYMMAGIKNASEVKVGDTVTHVDKAGHPVGETVKGFEEVKPMVFAGIYPVDTTEYEALRDSMEKLKLNDASLIWEPESSVALGFGFRCGFLGMLHMEIIQERLEKEFNITIITTVPSVQFHVIDQKGQRIDVQAPADMPDPSTIDRIEEPLIQAQIITKSEFVGGIMKLCMDRRGIFKNQVYLTADRVELTFELPLAEVVFDFFDKLKTISRGYASLDYELSRFAHADLVKLDILLHNEKVDALSAIVHRANAYERGKVLCKKLKEIIPRHMFEVSIQAAIGTKIIARETVKSLRKNVIAKCYGGDISRKRKLLEKQKKGKKRMRQVGSVEVPQEAFMVVLKLDD; from the coding sequence ATGAAAAATATTCGAAATTTTTGCATCATTGCCCATATTGATCATGGAAAAAGCACGTTAGCAGATCGTTTACTAGAAGTAACTAAAACGGTTGCTATACGCGATCAAAAAAATCAAGTGCTGGATAATATGGATTTAGAGCGTGAACGTGGCATCACGATTAAAAGCCATGCGATCCAAATGGAATATGCATACGGTGGTAACCACTATCTACTCAACTTAATTGATACACCCGGACACGTAGACTTTACCTATGAGGTTTCTCGTTCCATTGCTGCATGTGAGGGGGCACTACTGGTGGTTGATGCTGCACAGGGGGTGGAGGCCCAAACCATTTCCAACTTATACCTAGCTTTGGAGCAAAATCTTACCATTATCCCTGTATTGAATAAGATTGATTTGCCAGGGGCAATGCCAGAGGAGGTAAAAGATCAAATCGTAGGGCTGATAGGGTGTGATCGAGATGAGATTATTGCTGCTAGTGCCAAACAAGGCATTGGGATTGATGCCATACTAGAGGCGGTAGTGACCCGTATACCTGCTCCTAAAGGAGATAAGCGGGGGCCACTCCAAGCCATGATTTTTGATTCATTATACAATACTTTTCGTGGCGTAGAGGTCTATTTTCGCATCTTTAATGGAACGATTAAACCAGGAGACCTGGTTCAATGTATCAGTACAGGTCTGGATTATAAAGTGGAAGAGATTGGCATTTTAAAATTGCAGCAAGTACCCCAACCCGCTTTAGAAGCAGGTCATGTAGGCTATATGATGGCTGGCATTAAAAATGCAAGTGAGGTAAAGGTAGGGGATACGGTTACGCACGTAGACAAAGCAGGCCATCCAGTAGGGGAAACGGTAAAAGGATTTGAAGAGGTAAAACCGATGGTTTTTGCTGGCATCTATCCAGTAGATACCACTGAGTATGAAGCATTAAGAGACTCTATGGAAAAGCTTAAGCTCAATGATGCTTCATTGATTTGGGAGCCAGAGAGTTCTGTTGCTTTAGGGTTTGGATTTCGATGTGGTTTCTTAGGTATGCTCCATATGGAGATTATACAGGAACGACTAGAAAAAGAATTTAATATCACCATTATCACTACCGTTCCGTCGGTACAGTTTCATGTAATAGACCAGAAAGGTCAGCGGATAGATGTACAGGCACCTGCAGATATGCCTGATCCTAGCACCATTGACCGCATCGAAGAACCACTTATTCAGGCACAAATTATTACAAAATCAGAATTTGTGGGTGGGATTATGAAGCTTTGTATGGATAGAAGGGGGATTTTTAAAAATCAGGTTTACCTAACCGCTGACCGTGTAGAGCTTACTTTTGAGCTACCGCTAGCAGAAGTGGTCTTTGACTTTTTTGATAAGCTCAAAACGATTTCACGTGGCTATGCTTCTTTGGATTATGAACTATCTAGGTTTGCTCATGCAGATCTAGTAAAATTAGATATTCTATTACACAACGAGAAGGTAGATGCCCTGTCGGCTATTGTACATAGGGCCAATGCTTATGAGCGGGGTAAAGTCTTATGTAAAAAGCTTAAAGAGATTATTCCTAGACATATGTTTGAAGTAAGTATTCAAGCAGCTATTGGCACAAAAATCATTGCTAGAGAAACCGTAAAATCATTGCGAAAAAATGTGATTGCCAAGTGTTATGGTGGTGATATTTCACGCAAAAGAAAACTTTTAGAAAAACAAAAAAAAGGCAAAAAACGGATGAGACAAGTAGGTTCAGTAGAGGTCCCACAAGAAGCTTTTATGGTAGTGTTAAAGTTGGATGATTAA
- the secDF gene encoding protein translocase subunit SecDF: MKSKKIVLFLTIVITLLSLYYLSFTFVDYRVQRQAEQQAMDEQGRIDFDKSQAYLMAIWKKPVYNLLGAVYTYEEVKERSLKLSLDLQGGMHVTMELVPVELVKGLAAYNTDPDFLEALESAQREREKGNPTSFGKLFVAAYKRLAPNGDLSAIFTAAGVRSYNNFASEDAVIKAIDQEIASGLDRSLTIISARLDRFGATQTSVQKLPGSERIQIELPGVTHPERVKKLLQGVAQLRFWTVAEASTYGPALEAVNTFLLKKEKETIDATPGLTEAEKTERMPQASILKRLCKYSFPYTLAYAPEEMNQIEAILSSKPVKALLPKEITWMWDKKAQTLEDGTKAVMLYAIKQPRDHKPLLEGNMITHAAQTFTENGKQAVNLQMNQKGAQIWKRITADHIGKRIAIALDDRIYSAPVVHQEIPNGNSQISGDFTIEEAKDLASVLGAGSLPAPLRMVEEAIMGPSLGKAAQHQGLMATAIGLGLVLLFMLVYYAKGGLIANIALLFNLLFIVGILVELDATLTLPGIAGLVLTLGMSIDANVLIFERIREELIQKVHIKEAISRGYSKSYSSIIDANITTFLAGAILYYLGQGPVRGFALVLMIGIITSVFAAIFITRLIFSFFIDSYRTPNLTFSYPAIPMLFKNVQINFIKNRYRFYACSLSFIAIGACCFYHYKGLALGVDFAGGRSYTVDFSKPMDPSALKEGLSTTFKQGVEVRTYGANHVMQITTSYLSNEHITDSDKKVRNKLVTALKDLTQLEENNTASTDGYFHITSSTKVGATVAQDVQKSAKKAMALAILGIFIYIALRFRRWGFGLAAVLALIHDTLAVIAGFCIARALGVSYEINEVFLAAILTVIGYSINDTVVIFDRIREKLANKAADVPIAMVNDAIRETLSRTVITSFSTLLAVAVLFFFGGEALRSFSFALLLGVLFGTYSSICIAAPLLEDFGRKLSTPKP; the protein is encoded by the coding sequence ATGAAATCTAAAAAAATAGTACTTTTTCTGACTATTGTTATAACTTTACTCTCACTCTATTACCTTTCGTTTACCTTTGTAGACTACCGGGTGCAACGCCAAGCGGAACAACAAGCAATGGATGAACAGGGGAGAATAGATTTTGATAAAAGTCAAGCTTATCTAATGGCTATATGGAAAAAGCCTGTCTATAATCTACTGGGCGCTGTTTACACCTACGAAGAGGTAAAGGAGCGTTCACTAAAACTAAGTTTAGATTTGCAAGGTGGTATGCATGTAACCATGGAGCTTGTTCCTGTAGAGCTTGTAAAAGGGTTGGCTGCTTATAATACAGATCCTGATTTTTTAGAAGCACTCGAATCGGCACAACGGGAACGAGAAAAGGGCAACCCTACCTCTTTTGGAAAGCTTTTTGTAGCAGCCTATAAAAGGCTTGCCCCAAATGGCGATTTAAGCGCTATTTTTACGGCTGCTGGGGTAAGGTCTTATAATAATTTTGCTAGTGAGGATGCTGTTATAAAAGCAATTGACCAAGAAATCGCAAGTGGATTAGATCGCTCGCTTACGATTATAAGCGCTAGGCTAGATCGTTTTGGGGCCACACAAACCAGTGTGCAAAAGCTACCTGGAAGTGAAAGGATTCAAATAGAGCTACCAGGTGTTACCCATCCAGAACGGGTTAAAAAATTATTGCAGGGTGTTGCACAGCTCCGCTTCTGGACAGTAGCAGAAGCTAGTACATATGGCCCAGCACTAGAAGCTGTGAATACCTTCTTACTGAAAAAAGAAAAAGAAACCATAGACGCAACCCCGGGGCTTACAGAAGCAGAAAAAACGGAACGCATGCCTCAAGCATCTATCCTCAAAAGGCTTTGCAAATATTCCTTCCCTTATACATTAGCCTATGCCCCTGAAGAGATGAACCAAATAGAGGCCATACTAAGCAGTAAACCGGTTAAAGCTTTATTGCCCAAAGAGATTACTTGGATGTGGGACAAAAAAGCACAAACCTTAGAAGATGGCACCAAAGCAGTTATGCTTTATGCCATCAAACAGCCTAGGGACCACAAACCTCTTTTAGAGGGCAATATGATTACACATGCTGCCCAAACCTTTACTGAAAATGGAAAACAAGCTGTAAACCTGCAAATGAATCAGAAAGGGGCACAGATATGGAAACGCATCACGGCAGATCATATTGGGAAACGTATAGCCATAGCTTTAGACGATCGGATCTACTCAGCACCAGTAGTCCATCAAGAAATTCCAAATGGCAACTCACAGATATCTGGCGATTTTACTATAGAAGAAGCCAAAGACCTAGCCAGTGTATTAGGAGCAGGTTCTTTACCAGCACCACTTAGAATGGTTGAAGAAGCCATTATGGGGCCAAGTCTGGGTAAAGCAGCCCAACACCAAGGGCTTATGGCCACAGCAATAGGTTTGGGTTTAGTACTGCTTTTTATGCTTGTGTATTATGCAAAAGGAGGCCTTATAGCCAATATAGCACTCTTATTTAATTTACTCTTTATTGTGGGCATTTTGGTAGAACTCGATGCTACGTTAACCCTACCCGGCATTGCTGGCCTTGTGCTGACGCTTGGTATGTCCATCGATGCCAATGTATTGATATTTGAACGAATACGGGAAGAGCTTATACAAAAAGTGCACATTAAAGAGGCCATCTCTCGTGGCTATTCCAAATCATATAGCTCTATTATCGATGCAAATATTACGACCTTTCTGGCTGGAGCCATACTCTATTACCTGGGCCAAGGACCAGTACGGGGCTTTGCGCTTGTCTTAATGATTGGTATCATCACTTCTGTATTTGCTGCTATATTTATTACAAGATTGATTTTCTCCTTCTTTATAGATAGCTACCGTACCCCAAACTTGACTTTTTCATATCCAGCTATTCCTATGCTTTTTAAAAATGTACAGATTAACTTTATTAAAAATCGCTACCGCTTTTATGCATGCTCTTTATCCTTTATAGCAATCGGCGCTTGCTGCTTTTATCACTATAAAGGGCTTGCCTTAGGAGTGGATTTCGCTGGTGGTCGTTCCTATACAGTCGATTTTTCAAAGCCTATGGATCCTTCCGCACTCAAGGAAGGACTATCTACTACATTCAAACAAGGCGTAGAGGTGCGCACCTATGGTGCCAATCATGTGATGCAAATCACTACCAGCTATCTAAGCAATGAGCATATTACCGACTCAGATAAAAAAGTACGCAATAAACTGGTTACAGCCTTAAAAGACTTAACACAATTAGAAGAAAATAATACCGCTTCAACCGATGGTTATTTTCATATTACAAGCAGTACCAAAGTAGGTGCTACTGTGGCGCAAGATGTCCAAAAAAGTGCAAAAAAAGCAATGGCGCTTGCTATATTGGGGATCTTTATTTACATTGCATTGCGCTTTAGAAGATGGGGATTTGGTTTAGCAGCGGTATTAGCGCTTATACATGATACTTTAGCAGTGATAGCTGGATTTTGTATAGCCCGTGCTTTAGGCGTAAGCTATGAAATAAACGAAGTATTCTTAGCTGCTATCCTTACCGTTATTGGCTATTCCATAAACGACACAGTGGTTATCTTTGACCGTATAAGGGAAAAGTTAGCCAATAAGGCTGCAGATGTACCCATAGCCATGGTTAATGATGCGATTAGGGAAACACTAAGTAGAACAGTTATTACTTCTTTTTCAACATTACTGGCTGTTGCTGTACTCTTTTTCTTTGGAGGAGAAGCATTACGGAGCTTTTCTTTTGCATTACTGCTAGGTGTCTTATTTGGCACTTATTCTTCTATCTGCATTGCAGCCCCTCTTTTAGAAGATTTTGGTCGCAAGCTTTCTACTCCTAAGCCGTAG
- a CDS encoding sodium:solute symporter family protein — protein MASNLHLSIVLYNIPLLMVLTFLGLTLVAGLYCTQKATTFREYAVGNKRFHTTTLVVTVLATVFEGGLLMREAPNVYAIGLRYILYLFAKVIHVWIISLLGLRMGPFMEHFSAAETIGSVYGKYPRAITAVLGICFSIGVVAIQINVMSWAMGMCIDSIDPRILTMLATLILIAYAVLGGVRAITITDVLQFATFMIITALLIKFLFIKTSKSFLEVLLLIEKQEKLQLSSLFQVEGKLFKLVKVYVFAAFFLAPTIIQRVYMAASPIQAYKVFLRVTLFTAIISGCVALIGLLVFVGDPTLLKTAVWPYILVDMPPVYKGYIIISLLGLTMSTADSSLHTAAIMVSNDIVESIRGVQVGSCIDQIRLAKCTTLVTGLLAMIVTIYYPNLSNLTEFVVKYAIGFFTITVAPPFILAIFGFRGSTRTALIGMAIGTLVCLIWNKWGTLTTEIDSGIIAIAANGLAMMAAHYLLPQPIGKGWIGKDSQEKRIRQLIRAFKAYKKSIDLE, from the coding sequence ATGGCATCAAATCTTCATCTATCTATAGTACTGTATAACATCCCTCTTCTAATGGTATTGACCTTTTTGGGATTGACCCTAGTGGCAGGCCTCTATTGTACGCAAAAAGCAACTACATTTCGCGAATATGCTGTAGGCAATAAGCGATTTCACACGACTACTTTGGTCGTTACAGTGTTGGCTACAGTTTTTGAAGGAGGACTCCTAATGCGTGAAGCGCCGAATGTATATGCTATTGGCCTGCGTTACATACTCTATTTATTTGCAAAGGTGATACATGTTTGGATCATCAGCCTACTAGGGCTGCGTATGGGTCCATTTATGGAGCACTTTTCTGCTGCAGAGACGATAGGCAGTGTATATGGCAAATATCCAAGGGCTATTACCGCTGTACTAGGCATCTGTTTTTCCATTGGTGTAGTTGCCATTCAAATCAATGTAATGTCCTGGGCTATGGGCATGTGTATAGATTCGATTGACCCTCGTATCTTGACTATGTTAGCAACTTTAATCCTTATTGCCTATGCTGTGCTTGGAGGTGTGCGTGCCATTACCATTACAGATGTGTTGCAATTTGCAACCTTTATGATTATTACGGCCCTCCTTATTAAGTTTTTATTTATAAAAACAAGCAAATCATTTTTAGAGGTTCTATTGCTTATAGAAAAGCAAGAAAAACTTCAACTCAGTAGCCTCTTCCAAGTTGAAGGAAAACTATTTAAGCTTGTTAAGGTCTATGTATTTGCTGCATTTTTTCTAGCGCCCACAATTATACAGCGGGTCTATATGGCTGCTAGTCCCATTCAAGCTTATAAGGTTTTTTTGCGTGTCACACTTTTTACCGCTATTATATCGGGGTGTGTCGCCTTAATTGGCCTACTTGTTTTTGTAGGAGACCCAACACTACTGAAAACAGCAGTTTGGCCATACATTTTGGTTGATATGCCACCTGTATATAAAGGATACATCATCATTAGCTTATTGGGGCTGACTATGTCTACAGCTGATTCCAGCTTACACACTGCTGCTATTATGGTTAGCAATGATATCGTGGAAAGTATTCGAGGCGTACAAGTAGGCTCCTGTATAGACCAAATTCGCCTGGCTAAATGCACTACACTGGTTACTGGTCTACTCGCTATGATCGTAACGATTTACTATCCCAATTTAAGTAACTTAACTGAGTTTGTTGTAAAATATGCTATAGGCTTTTTTACGATTACAGTAGCCCCTCCTTTTATCTTAGCTATTTTTGGTTTTCGCGGTAGTACGCGTACCGCTTTGATCGGAATGGCTATAGGTACACTGGTCTGTTTAATCTGGAATAAATGGGGTACACTTACAACAGAAATAGATAGTGGAATTATTGCCATAGCGGCCAATGGCTTAGCTATGATGGCTGCGCATTATCTACTGCCCCAACCAATTGGTAAAGGATGGATTGGGAAAGATAGTCAAGAGAAAAGGATACGACAGCTGATACGGGCATTTAAAGCATATAAAAAAAGCATAGATCTGGAGTAA
- a CDS encoding Rpn family recombination-promoting nuclease/putative transposase: MTENLKHDELAKKILFDPIAAQEFISHYLPESCKSLLDLTTLKVEKESFVEEDLKQKFSDLVFSIKMKNNEKAFIYTLIEAEISPKYWTAFKLWKYMFLLLERHKTKKKSKLPLIIPMVVYHGNRPFNVPRNLWDLFSHPNLAKELMGGDYQLVDLYAMSDDQIKKKAHLGMMEYFMKYVHVRNTLKLWRNF; this comes from the coding sequence ATGACAGAAAACTTGAAACACGATGAGTTAGCAAAAAAAATCCTTTTCGATCCAATAGCCGCTCAAGAGTTTATCAGCCATTACTTACCCGAATCTTGTAAATCATTATTGGATCTGACCACGCTTAAAGTTGAAAAGGAATCATTTGTAGAGGAAGACCTAAAGCAAAAATTCAGTGATTTGGTTTTCTCTATAAAAATGAAAAACAATGAGAAGGCATTCATTTACACATTAATAGAAGCAGAAATCAGCCCCAAGTATTGGACAGCTTTTAAGTTATGGAAGTATATGTTTCTCTTACTTGAGCGGCATAAAACAAAAAAGAAATCAAAATTACCACTAATAATTCCCATGGTCGTATACCATGGCAATAGACCTTTTAATGTTCCAAGAAATTTATGGGACTTGTTTAGCCACCCTAACCTTGCCAAAGAGCTTATGGGGGGAGATTATCAACTGGTGGACTTATATGCTATGTCGGATGATCAAATTAAGAAAAAGGCACACTTGGGGATGATGGAATATTTTATGAAGTATGTTCACGTGCGTAATACGCTTAAATTATGGAGGAATTTTTAG
- the nth gene encoding endonuclease III produces the protein MEKRIVDKIFEILSHKNQNPTTELVYKNEFTLLVAVILSAQATDIAVNIATKPLFEWCDTPEKMVRLGEEGLKKYIRSIGLFNNKAKNIISLCTLLINQYNSRIPNSFKALLELPGVGRKTANVILNCLFNEPTIAVDTHVFRVAKRIGLAKGMTPEKVESELLEIIDQKWLRYAHHWLILHGRYICKARNPNCTICPIKGYCSYYKELSKYDRLLLKCYFY, from the coding sequence ATGGAAAAACGAATAGTTGATAAAATTTTTGAGATTTTAAGCCATAAAAATCAAAACCCTACCACTGAACTAGTCTATAAAAACGAGTTTACTTTATTAGTAGCGGTAATACTATCTGCCCAAGCTACGGATATAGCTGTAAATATAGCTACAAAACCTCTATTCGAATGGTGTGATACACCAGAGAAAATGGTACGCCTTGGGGAAGAAGGATTGAAAAAATATATACGATCTATTGGATTGTTTAATAACAAAGCCAAAAATATTATCTCTTTATGTACACTATTAATCAACCAGTATAATAGCCGTATACCCAATAGTTTTAAAGCACTGCTGGAACTGCCAGGGGTAGGAAGAAAAACAGCCAATGTGATATTAAACTGCTTGTTTAACGAGCCAACTATTGCTGTTGATACCCATGTATTTAGAGTAGCTAAAAGAATTGGGTTAGCAAAGGGGATGACACCGGAAAAAGTAGAAAGTGAGCTACTAGAGATAATAGATCAAAAATGGCTCAGATATGCCCATCATTGGCTGATACTACATGGTAGATATATTTGCAAAGCACGAAACCCCAACTGTACCATTTGCCCCATTAAAGGATATTGTAGCTATTATAAAGAACTCTCTAAATATGATAGACTTCTTTTGAAATGCTACTTCTACTGA
- the rplS gene encoding 50S ribosomal protein L19, whose protein sequence is MHHLIKYVEAVCNPQPVRTFPSFKAGDTINVHVKIQEGNKVRIQQFQGAVIQRKNPNTNGETFTVRKVSKEVGVERIFPLLCPNIEKIEVKRKGRVRRARIYYLRGKQGKAARIKELR, encoded by the coding sequence ATGCATCACTTAATAAAATATGTTGAGGCGGTATGTAATCCTCAGCCAGTCCGCACATTTCCCTCCTTTAAGGCTGGAGATACCATCAACGTCCATGTAAAAATACAAGAAGGGAATAAAGTCCGTATTCAACAATTTCAAGGAGCCGTTATTCAGCGTAAAAACCCCAACACCAATGGAGAAACCTTTACGGTACGTAAAGTGTCTAAAGAAGTTGGTGTAGAGCGCATTTTTCCTTTGCTTTGTCCTAATATCGAGAAAATAGAAGTAAAACGAAAAGGCCGTGTACGTAGGGCTAGGATTTATTACCTACGGGGCAAACAAGGCAAAGCAGCACGTATTAAAGAGCTTAGGTAA
- a CDS encoding alpha/beta hydrolase, whose amino-acid sequence MSNLVHPEVHSTILPAKKLVVLLHGVGSNGHDLIKLVPYIQGGLPDCHFMAPHGVEPYDMAAHGRQWFSLQDRAPYVMKRLLESNVASVTAIIKQKQITLNLAGKDTIIIGFSQGAMMGVYLTLIQAEPFLCTVGFSGLLVAPSQCINTTTPICLVHGVLDTIVTVDAIDYAIQYLADHKVPYSAHKLEDLAHSIDHRGLEIAIDFIKNSRVNQ is encoded by the coding sequence ATGAGCAATTTAGTACATCCTGAAGTACATAGTACAATATTACCAGCAAAAAAATTAGTAGTGTTATTGCACGGTGTTGGTTCTAATGGGCATGATTTAATCAAACTGGTTCCATATATTCAAGGCGGTTTGCCAGATTGTCATTTTATGGCGCCGCATGGCGTAGAGCCATATGATATGGCTGCTCATGGCAGACAATGGTTTAGCCTACAAGATCGAGCGCCCTATGTGATGAAAAGGTTACTAGAAAGTAATGTTGCATCGGTTACAGCCATCATTAAGCAAAAGCAAATAACATTAAATCTTGCTGGTAAAGATACCATTATTATTGGGTTTTCACAGGGCGCCATGATGGGTGTTTATTTAACGCTTATACAGGCGGAGCCTTTCTTATGTACCGTAGGGTTTTCTGGATTATTGGTAGCCCCTTCACAATGCATCAATACCACTACACCAATTTGTTTGGTACATGGTGTATTGGATACTATAGTAACAGTAGATGCTATAGATTATGCCATACAATATTTAGCTGATCATAAGGTGCCATATAGCGCGCATAAGTTGGAGGATCTTGCCCATTCGATAGACCATAGAGGCTTAGAAATTGCTATTGATTTTATAAAAAATAGTCGTGTAAATCAATAA